A window of Fragaria vesca subsp. vesca linkage group LG7, FraVesHawaii_1.0, whole genome shotgun sequence contains these coding sequences:
- the LOC101314789 gene encoding cytochrome c oxidase assembly protein COX11, mitochondrial-like, with the protein MSLSRVCRRAVPLFKSALHLPLESRCVPSYNLNGGNTLCQRHFGHYSMWRPKLGSFDKCSQHQPFAAQSLLRIQRLYSTQAATQEKSRKTLVYLTGLVFAMVAASYAAVPLYRRFCQATGYGGTIQRRESVEQKIARHAKDGTVTKREIVVQFNADVADGMQWKFTPTQREVRVKPGESALAFYTAENRSSTPIVGVSTYNVTPMKAAVYFNKIQCFCFEEQRLLPGEQIDMPVFFYIDPEFETDPRMDGINNIILSYTFFKVSEE; encoded by the coding sequence ATGTCATTATCACGGGTTTGTAGAAGAGCCGTTCCCTTGTTCAAGAGCGCACTGCATTTACCTCTTGAGTCCAGATGCGTACCCAGTTATAATTTAAATGGCGGTAATACTTTATGTCAGAGGCATTTTGGCCATTATAGTATGTGGCGTCCCAAGTTAGGCTCATTTGATAAGTGTAGTCAGCATCAGCCCTTTGCTGCTCAATCTCTTTTGAGAATCCAGCGACTCTATTCTACTCAGGCTGCCACACAAGAGAAATCACGCAAGACGCTAGTGTACCTTACGGGTTTGGTTTTTGCAATGGTTGCAGCCAGTTACGCCGCAGTTCCTCTGTACAGAAGATTTTGCCAAGCTACTGGGTATGGTGGCACAATCCAACGCCGTGAGAGTGTTGAACAGAAGATTGCTCGACATGCTAAGGATGGCACAGTCACCAAAAGAGAGATTGTGGTGCAATTCAATGCTGATGTGGCTGATGGAATGCAATGGAAGTTTACTCCTACACAAAGAGAGGTAAGGGTCAAACCTGGTGAAAGTGCACTTGCTTTTTATACGGCTGAGAATCGTAGTTCAACTCCAATAGTTGGTGTCTCTACATATAATGTTACCCCAATGAAGGCTGCAGTATACTTCAATAAAATACAGTGCTTTTGCTTTGAGGAGCAACGCCTCCTTCCTGGGGAGCAGATTGATATGCCTGTCTTCTTTTATATCGACCCTGAGTTTGAAACAGATCCAAGAATGGATGGTATCAATAACATAATTTTATCCTATACCTTTTTCAAGGTTTCAGAGGAATGA